A single region of the Mus caroli chromosome 16, CAROLI_EIJ_v1.1, whole genome shotgun sequence genome encodes:
- the Atp5po gene encoding ATP synthase subunit O, mitochondrial → MAAPAASGLSRQVRSFSTSVVRPFAKLVRPPVQVYGIEGRYATALYSAASKENKLDQVEKELLRVGQLLKDPKVSLAVLNPYIKRTIKVKSLNDITKKEKFSPLTANLMNLLAENGRLGNTQGIISAFSTIMSVHRGEVPCTVTTASPLDDAVLSELKTVLKSFLSPNQILKLEIKTDPSIMGGMIVRIGEKYVDMSAKSKIQKLSKAMREML, encoded by the exons ATGGCCGCGCCTGCAGCGTCCGGGCTGTCCCGACAG GTTCGGAGCTTCAGTACATCTGTGGTCAGGCCCTTTGCCAAGCTTGTAAGG CCCCCTGTTCAGGTCTACGGCATCGAAGGCCGCTATGCAACCGCCCTGTACTCTGCTGCGTCTAAGGAGAATAAGCTGGACCAGGTGGAGAAGGAGCTGCTGCGCGTAGGG CAACTCCTGAAGGACCCCAAAGtatctctggctgttctgaatCCCTACATCAAGCGCACCATCAAAGTGAAAAGCCTGAATGACatcacaaaaaaggaaaagttcTCTCCGCTGACGGCCAACCTCATGA ATTTACTTGCTGAAAATGGTCGCCTAGGCAACACCCAGGGGATCATCTCTGCCTTTTCCACCATCATGAGCGTCCACCGCGGAGAAGTGCCATGCACAGTGACCACAGCATCT CCTCTAGATGACGCTGTTCTCTCTGAGTTAAAGACGGTGCTGAAGAGCTTCCTGAGTCCAAACCAAATACTGAAACTGGAGATCAAG actGACCCGTCAATCATGGGCGGGATGATTGTCCGAATTGGGGAGAAGTACGTTGATATGTCTGCAAAGAGCAAGATTCAGAAGCTCAGCAAGGCCATGCGGGAGATGCTCTGA